ATCAAAACCTACGTTAGTAATGATGGTTACTTTAGGAAAGACTACGTTTGTAGCATCAAGTCTTCCTCCCATACCACATTCAATTACCGCAAAATCTACTTCTGTTTGACTAAAATAAAGAAAAGCAACGGCAGTGGTAACCTCAAAAAAGGTTAGATTGAAAGCTTGAGCCAGAGGTTTTACCTTAGAAATTAGAGCTTCAAGGGTTTCATCTGGTATGTCTTGTCCGTTTATCTTAAACCTTTCGTTAAGTTTAAAAAGATGAGGGGAGGTATAAAGCCCTACTTTAAATCCATGTTGTTTTAAAAGTTCGGTTAAGATAGCAGCAGTTGACCCCTTACCGTTGGTGCCGGCAATATGTATAATTTTAAGTTTTCTTTGAGGATTTCCCAGTCTGGTTAAGACTTGAGTAATTCTTGCTAAACCAGGTTTTATCCGGTGAAATCCTAATTGATATAACCACTCTAAAGAAGAAGAAGACATAAACTTTAATTATTGAAACTCTGGATTACTAAATAACCATACACTAAATAACAAATCCCTGAAATTATAAAAAGATAAACAGGAATTTTTTTAAAAAGGTTTAAGAAGAGGACATAGATAAGCCCTAAGGATATGGCAATTATCGCTGAAGTCAAAGCTAATCCTTCTACTATCCAATCGGTGAAAAGAAGACCTACACTTACAGGAAAGGTTGACTGAAAAACCATAGCTCCGGTCATGTTTCCCAGAGCTAAAACGTCTCGCTCTCTTAAAGTCCAAATCAGGCTGTTAAACTTTTCAGGAAGTTCAGTAGCTAAGGGAGCTATTAAAAGGGCAAAAAGAAGAGGGTCTAACCCCCAAGAATGAGACAAAACCTCTAATTTTTCTACAAAAAGATGAGCACCTTTCACCATCAAGATAAGGGCTAAAACTACCTGAACTGACGAAAGAAACACCACGGTATTCTTGGTAGGGTTCTTAATCTTTAGTATTTTTTCTAAATATAGGTTTTCTTCTGACTCAACTTCCAAACTTTCTGCCCGAAAGGTAAAGAAAAGATAGATAAAATAGTTAATCAACAGTAATAAACCGATGATGTAATGCACAAAACGGGTGTTTTCAAAGAAAAAGGGAAAAAAGATAGCCAAGGAATAGCTAATTAGAAAGAAAGTAAAATCTCTTTTAAAAGTTTTAGGTTCAAGATACACCTGTAAAACCTTTCTTCTTTTTAAAAGATAGCTCAAAAAAACCCCTATACCTACGAGAAACAATCCAGCAGTAACTAACATAAAAGGAGCTCCTAAAATCGCTCCTATGCCTATAGAAGAGCCTCCTTCTCCTTTGTACATCAGAATGGCTACTAAGGGAATAATGGTTTCTGGAAGAGCTGTCCCTACGGCTGCAAGTACACTGCCTACCACTGCTTGGGACAAAGAAAGGGCTTTGCCTAAATTTTCAACCCCGTTGGTAAATATTTCTGCACAAAACAATATGATTAAAAGTGCTAATACTAACAAAATTATGTCCATATCGTAAGCCCCTCTCTATAAAAAAACTTGATCTACTATCAACATAGGTATTTCAATCCTTCTAACGACTTCTCTGGCAATAGAACCTAACCCTTTTTGAACCATTTTACCTTTTTTTCCCATGATTAACAGGTCGATTGCCTGGTTTTTAACAAATTCTTCTATTTTTTCAAGCCTGTTACCTACTGTTACTTCAAACTTTATTTTTTGGACAAACTCCTGTTCATCACTAAATTTGGCTATAAGTTTGTTCCATAAAGTATATCTTTGCTCAAGTTCTTCTTTGATAGGGTCATTGTTTAACACAGTTTTTTTTAGAAAATCAGGCGGTTGTATTACGTTTAGGGAAGATATTTCTAAGACGTTTTTTTTGCTTAAAAGAGAAGCCATTTTTAAACAGGATTCGCTTGTTTCAGAAAAATCTATAAGACAACCTAATCTTTGGATCTTGGTAAGAGAGGTTTCTTTAACCACTAAGAAATTACAGTTAAGCCTTTCGATCATTTTCTCTGCGGTAGGGACTTTTAGAAAATGGGGGACATACCCTAAAACTACTACAAAGGGTTTGACCTGCTCGATAAAATTGGTAAGGGAATACCAAAAGTTACCTAAAATGACTTTAGTCTGAAAAGTAAATCGTTTTTTGAATTTTTCGTCTAAATAGGAACTAACAAGTTCCTTTAAATCTTGGTCTAACTTTTGTTTTTCCTTTTCTAAATAAGGTTGAAGGTAGGCAGGAGGAGTTAGAAAGTATTCGATGGCATGAAAAAGTATGATGTTAGAAACCTCTGGCAAATGGTCAGCCAAGAAAAGGCCAGAGGTTATCACATTTGGGGTTAACTTTTTAAAGTCTATGGCTAAAGCTATGGTTAAACTCATGACTTTTGTCCTAAAATTTATTTGTCTCTGTGCCAGTAAACTCTTACCAATTTGTCTCCTTTGGACCATTTAAATTCTAAATCTCCTTTATAGGCTCTGTAAAGAGCCCTTCCAAGTCTTTGAGCTAAATGGTCGGTAGTGGTCTCGATAACTGTTACCCCGTCTTCATCTTTTATATTTATAATTTGATGTAACGGGTTAATGTTCCGAGCTCTTTCATATTCATTGTTTAATAGTTTCATGATGTCGCCTTTGTGAGATTCCCAAAAACCCCCTGAGATATAAAGATACCCCATAGCATACTGTTCTAAAGCTTTTTTACAGCCTGGACATATAAGCTGCGGAACTGTATCGATTTCTTTCAGTTCCTCGTATAATTCCTCGTCTATAACCCAACGTTTATCTTTAAACACCGCTTTACATCTGGGACAGATGGCCTCTCCTGCAGGAGCCTCTTTCATTGCGTAAGGGTCTTCAGTGGTCTCAAAAACATGCGTATGTTTGATCCATTTATCCCCTTTTTTACTCATATACCCTCCTTTTTTGAAAAATTTTCCTTGTTAAAATTATAAGTTCTCATAAAGCCTTTGTCAACAAAAGATTTTTTTCAGCAAACGACATTATCTAAAAACTATGAAAAATGGTAGTGTTTCATCAATTGTGTCTAAATTTTAGGAGTAAAGGCTCCCCTTCCTGGTAAAAATGATAAATTTAAATTCAAATTAAGAAGGAGGTTAGAAGGTTTATTTACACTACAAAGCAATTAAAGAGGCTAATGAAGTATATCTTAATGAGGGTTTAAGGTAATAGAGGTATTTTCAAGGGTGGATTCAGTTTATAAGGTGGTATATTTAGTATTGCTCTGGATGTTGGAGGATATCTAATTTTAGAAAGGAGGTTTCTTACCCCACATTGATAGACACAATTAATATAAACACTATTTTAATTTTGCACTTACAATTTAAAAAACAAAAACTATGATTGACTTTTAAACTTTATCTATTAAATTTACTGTTATGGCTTATCGATGGCTCCCACCATCGAAAAATCATAAGCCGTTATGGGAGGGAAGAATGGTTGATAAAATACAACTTGAAAACGGGTTAACATTAGAAATATGGGATTATTCAAGAAGACTGGCTGGGGATAGATGGTTGGTAGGGCTTTTAATCCAGGTAGGGGTTTGTCCTAAAAAAGAAGATTTTGCCAACGAAACTTATTATAACCTTTTTATGGAAAAAACCGACGGAAAGGTATACTACCGCTACAGAAAAGAAAGACATTTCGTACCTGAGGACCAAATTAATCAACTTTTTTCAACGATGAAAGAGGGATTTTTGACCGTAGCCCTTCCTTACCTTTCTCATCCAGAATTCAAAGAAAGGTTGATAAAACATGAGGTAGACCTTTTTCAGAAAAAGATGGATTGGGAAAGGTCAATACAGGAAAAAGACGCAGAAACAGAACGTTTAGAAGAGCTCTGGAAAGAAAAAAATATATATTAAGGATTTTCTACTTTCTTCTCTTCTGTGTTAAAGTCTTTTTGAGGGGTTTCTTTTGAAGGAGATTGTTCGGGCTCGGGTGTTAAGGTAGGTCTACTAGGCGTGTCCTCAGGTTTTTCAGGTTGGTTGGGTGTAGGTTCTGGTTCGGTAATGTCTTCTGTTTCTTTTTCTACCTCTTGATATTCTTCTTTAATAATA
Above is a genomic segment from Thermodesulfobacterium commune DSM 2178 containing:
- a CDS encoding BCAM0308 family protein, which encodes MSKKGDKWIKHTHVFETTEDPYAMKEAPAGEAICPRCKAVFKDKRWVIDEELYEELKEIDTVPQLICPGCKKALEQYAMGYLYISGGFWESHKGDIMKLLNNEYERARNINPLHQIINIKDEDGVTVIETTTDHLAQRLGRALYRAYKGDLEFKWSKGDKLVRVYWHRDK
- a CDS encoding sodium:calcium antiporter; the encoded protein is MDIILLVLALLIILFCAEIFTNGVENLGKALSLSQAVVGSVLAAVGTALPETIIPLVAILMYKGEGGSSIGIGAILGAPFMLVTAGLFLVGIGVFLSYLLKRRKVLQVYLEPKTFKRDFTFFLISYSLAIFFPFFFENTRFVHYIIGLLLLINYFIYLFFTFRAESLEVESEENLYLEKILKIKNPTKNTVVFLSSVQVVLALILMVKGAHLFVEKLEVLSHSWGLDPLLFALLIAPLATELPEKFNSLIWTLRERDVLALGNMTGAMVFQSTFPVSVGLLFTDWIVEGLALTSAIIAISLGLIYVLFLNLFKKIPVYLFIISGICYLVYGYLVIQSFNN
- a CDS encoding universal stress protein, with amino-acid sequence MSLTIALAIDFKKLTPNVITSGLFLADHLPEVSNIILFHAIEYFLTPPAYLQPYLEKEKQKLDQDLKELVSSYLDEKFKKRFTFQTKVILGNFWYSLTNFIEQVKPFVVVLGYVPHFLKVPTAEKMIERLNCNFLVVKETSLTKIQRLGCLIDFSETSESCLKMASLLSKKNVLEISSLNVIQPPDFLKKTVLNNDPIKEELEQRYTLWNKLIAKFSDEQEFVQKIKFEVTVGNRLEKIEEFVKNQAIDLLIMGKKGKMVQKGLGSIAREVVRRIEIPMLIVDQVFL